A single Filimonas effusa DNA region contains:
- a CDS encoding TetR/AcrR family transcriptional regulator, whose product MMVPKNRKERPKEDLRKQILDAAKVVFKQEGFEATSIRKIASAIGYSPTTIYLYYKDKSEIIHALHTEGFALLNSRFSVLAMVEHPFERLKAMGRIYMQFAMEHSDFYEVMFIMREPVDYLANYCQNEEWMEGSTAFYALLQSVEACMAEGYFKNYEPIQMVMVIWAFMHGLCTMKIVGHLDQIATNKSQLPDPGTLMEDTFQAFVRLIESTQ is encoded by the coding sequence ATGATGGTACCCAAGAATAGAAAAGAACGCCCAAAAGAAGATCTGCGCAAGCAGATATTGGATGCCGCCAAAGTGGTTTTTAAACAAGAAGGATTTGAGGCTACCTCTATCCGGAAGATCGCATCGGCGATAGGTTATAGTCCAACGACCATATACCTGTATTATAAAGACAAGAGTGAGATCATACATGCACTTCATACCGAGGGTTTTGCGCTGCTCAACAGCCGGTTTAGTGTATTGGCGATGGTTGAGCATCCGTTTGAGCGCTTAAAGGCGATGGGGCGTATTTACATGCAATTTGCCATGGAACATAGTGATTTCTATGAAGTTATGTTCATTATGCGAGAGCCGGTCGATTACCTGGCCAACTATTGCCAAAATGAAGAATGGATGGAGGGGTCCACTGCGTTCTATGCTTTATTACAATCGGTAGAAGCTTGTATGGCGGAAGGTTATTTCAAGAATTACGAGCCGATACAAATGGTGATGGTGATATGGGCATTTATGCATGGGTTATGTACTATGAAAATAGTAGGGCACCTGGATCAGATTGCCACTAATAAAAGTCAGTTGCCCGATCCTGGGACGCTAATGGAAGATACCTTCCAGGCGTTTGTACGGCTGATAGAGAGTACCCAATAA
- a CDS encoding co-chaperone GroES: MRLTTDNTFRKLIIIGDRVLIKPAETSQRTPSGLYLPPGVQEREKVQQGYVIKTGPGYAIPAPVEEESWKGAEDEVKYIPLQVKEGDLAIFLLSGATEVMYENEKYYIVPQSAILMLEREEEL; the protein is encoded by the coding sequence ATGCGTTTAACAACCGATAATACGTTCAGGAAGCTTATCATTATAGGCGATAGAGTGCTTATTAAACCCGCAGAAACCAGCCAGAGAACCCCCAGCGGCCTCTACCTGCCTCCGGGCGTTCAGGAGCGCGAAAAAGTGCAGCAGGGGTATGTTATTAAAACAGGCCCCGGTTATGCTATTCCTGCCCCCGTAGAAGAAGAATCCTGGAAAGGTGCCGAAGACGAAGTGAAATATATTCCCCTCCAGGTAAAAGAGGGCGACCTGGCAATTTTCCTGCTCAGCGGTGCTACCGAAGTCATGTACGAGAACGAAAAATACTATATCGTGCCCCAAAGCGCTATCCTGATGCTCGAACGGGAAGAAGAACTGTAG
- a CDS encoding efflux RND transporter periplasmic adaptor subunit gives MKIHFIPLGFLLLAGACHNKEAKHSKIQTDIIPVQVMSLSQEATRQPIYASGQFTTDDETNLSFKNGGIISRIYVQEGDAVRRGQLIASLHLTEINAQVSQSDLALQKAQRDYERARNLYKDSVATLEQMQNAQTALDIARQQQNAVKFNQGYSEIRATSDGYVLRKYANEGQVVGPGTPVVMINGAGKGSWLLKAGVSDQQWAAIQVGDKAVVATDALPGTTINAVVFKKPEGIDASGTFVIQLKLQDQPKILASGLFGKATITPSRAVNAWRIPYDALLDGDQHEGYVFITNDNKTATKVKVTLGSVENGAVLVTGGLEHAQSLIVSGNAYLDDKSPITIQNTGKP, from the coding sequence ATGAAAATACATTTCATTCCATTAGGTTTTCTGCTATTGGCAGGCGCCTGTCATAACAAAGAGGCCAAGCACAGCAAGATACAGACGGATATTATTCCTGTGCAGGTAATGTCGTTATCGCAGGAAGCGACGCGGCAGCCTATATATGCTTCGGGGCAGTTTACGACTGATGATGAGACTAATTTATCATTTAAGAATGGTGGTATCATCAGCCGTATTTATGTACAGGAGGGAGATGCGGTAAGGAGAGGTCAGCTTATAGCCAGCCTGCATTTAACCGAGATCAATGCACAGGTTAGCCAGTCGGATCTGGCGCTACAGAAGGCACAGCGTGATTATGAGCGGGCGCGGAATCTATACAAAGACAGTGTAGCTACGCTGGAGCAGATGCAGAATGCACAGACGGCGCTGGACATAGCGCGTCAGCAGCAAAATGCTGTAAAGTTCAACCAGGGTTACTCAGAGATAAGGGCTACTTCGGACGGGTATGTATTACGCAAGTATGCGAATGAAGGGCAGGTAGTTGGTCCCGGTACTCCTGTGGTAATGATCAATGGTGCGGGCAAAGGAAGCTGGCTTTTAAAGGCAGGTGTAAGCGATCAGCAATGGGCGGCGATACAGGTAGGCGATAAAGCTGTTGTTGCAACCGATGCTTTGCCGGGTACTACGATCAATGCTGTTGTATTTAAGAAGCCGGAGGGCATAGATGCCAGCGGCACATTTGTGATACAACTAAAACTCCAGGATCAGCCGAAGATACTTGCGTCGGGACTTTTTGGCAAGGCCACTATTACACCTTCACGTGCGGTTAATGCATGGCGTATTCCTTACGATGCTTTGCTTGACGGCGACCAGCATGAGGGTTATGTGTTTATCACCAATGACAATAAAACAGCCACCAAGGTAAAGGTAACGCTGGGCAGCGTAGAAAATGGAGCAGTACTGGTAACCGGGGGACTGGAACATGCGCAATCGCTGATCGTTTCGGGTAATGCTTACCTGGATGACAAATCACCTATTACGATACAAAATACAGGTAAGCCATGA
- a CDS encoding TolC family protein: MKPFFSLLLFFMPAGTAVLKAQDSTLDRYIQEGFAKNLVLQQKSISLAKALYGLQSAKSLYLPTVAFMFDYTTADGGRDIPLPLGDLLNGVYGTLNQLTSSNNFPHLENQQINFLPQNFYDGKVRTSVPIINSDIGYNKKIQEQQVTLQGYEVELYKRELVKSIKTAYYNYLSSLQAIHIYESTLQLAQESRRVNEKLLENGKGLPAYILRATSEVESINAQITGAQQQAENARLYFNSLLNRDAQASIDTSGIDEVKALTEATNGVESREELKSLQQVIGLNETVVKMNRRFNVPKLNGFLDLGSQAQNWKFNGQSRYYMAGLQLSFPIFSGNRNTYKIKQSELDVRNAQLNLSHVKQQLELSINVARNNLTAALHSYQSSLKQLEAASSYFRLIDKGYKAGTNTFIETVDARTHLTSAQLSATINKYKVLIAVTNLERETASYPINNK; the protein is encoded by the coding sequence ATGAAACCATTTTTTTCATTGCTTTTATTTTTTATGCCGGCGGGTACTGCCGTATTAAAGGCGCAGGACAGCACCCTGGACCGTTATATACAGGAGGGATTTGCCAAAAACCTGGTGTTACAACAAAAAAGCATTTCACTGGCGAAGGCGTTATACGGACTACAAAGCGCCAAGAGCCTTTATTTACCCACTGTTGCTTTTATGTTTGATTACACCACAGCGGATGGAGGGCGCGACATTCCTTTACCGCTGGGAGATCTGTTAAATGGCGTTTATGGCACATTAAACCAACTCACCTCTTCGAACAATTTTCCGCATTTAGAAAACCAGCAGATCAATTTCCTGCCACAGAATTTTTATGATGGGAAGGTCCGCACATCTGTACCCATTATCAACAGTGATATAGGATATAATAAGAAGATACAGGAGCAGCAGGTCACTCTGCAAGGTTATGAGGTGGAGTTATACAAACGGGAGCTGGTAAAAAGTATAAAAACAGCTTATTACAATTATCTTTCTTCCTTACAGGCGATACATATTTATGAGTCGACGCTTCAGTTAGCGCAGGAGAGCCGCCGGGTAAATGAAAAGCTGCTTGAGAATGGCAAAGGATTGCCAGCCTACATATTAAGGGCAACCAGCGAGGTTGAGAGCATCAATGCCCAGATCACCGGTGCGCAGCAGCAGGCAGAAAATGCGAGGCTCTATTTTAATTCGCTGTTAAACAGGGATGCGCAGGCTTCTATCGATACCAGTGGTATCGATGAAGTGAAAGCGTTGACCGAAGCGACCAACGGTGTTGAAAGCAGAGAGGAGTTAAAATCGTTACAGCAGGTGATTGGACTTAACGAGACTGTGGTAAAGATGAACCGCAGGTTTAATGTACCTAAACTTAATGGCTTCCTGGACTTAGGTTCACAGGCGCAGAACTGGAAGTTCAACGGGCAATCGCGTTATTATATGGCGGGGTTGCAATTAAGCTTTCCGATATTCAGCGGCAACCGTAACACCTATAAGATAAAACAGTCGGAACTGGATGTAAGGAATGCGCAGCTCAATCTCAGCCATGTAAAGCAGCAGCTGGAGTTAAGCATCAATGTAGCACGCAATAATCTCACGGCGGCCTTACATAGTTATCAGAGTTCTTTAAAGCAACTGGAAGCAGCGAGCAGTTATTTCAGGCTTATAGACAAAGGTTATAAAGCAGGAACGAACACCTTTATAGAAACAGTGGATGCCCGCACGCATCTTACATCGGCGCAGCTTTCGGCTACGATCAATAAATATAAAGTGCTTATTGCCGTTACTAACCTTGAGAGAGAAACCGCCTCCTACCCTATTAACAACAAATAA
- a CDS encoding succinate CoA transferase, with product MTDISRIRRPELKDKVMSADEAALLFKNKMIVGSSGFTKAGDSKVVLKALAARAKQEELKVTLITGASLGHGTDAALTEAGALSKRMPFQVDRVLRDHINKGDVLFQDQHLSETAELVHGYIGEIDMAVIEVTYIEEDGSIVPTTSVGNSVTFAKLAKKVILEINTAISPDIYGIHDIFLPENYPLRNSIPIISPDVRVGRKSIPLDPEKIAGIVFTSITDAPADIAAPDKKTIAIAEHLIHFFENEVKAGRLTDRLLPLQAGIGKVANAVLLGLGNGNFHDLTMYSEVLQDSTFDLFDTGKLRFASASSITVSAECYNRVFNNLEKYRDKMVLRPQNISNAAGIIRRLGIIAINTAIEFDIYGNVNSTHIAGTHIMNGIGGSGDFARNSYLSIFVTQAASKEDKISHLLPMVSHVDHNEHDVDVLVTDFGLADLRGLAPRERALVIINNCAHPDYREELLSYFNRACELRQGQTPHILEEAFSWHTRLRETGTMKPAAKAEAKAPKAEAEVCA from the coding sequence ATGACTGACATTTCCAGGATCAGGAGACCAGAACTGAAGGATAAAGTAATGAGTGCCGATGAGGCCGCTTTATTGTTCAAAAACAAGATGATCGTAGGTTCCAGCGGTTTCACCAAAGCAGGCGACAGCAAAGTAGTGCTGAAAGCCCTTGCTGCCCGCGCTAAACAGGAAGAGCTTAAAGTTACCCTCATTACAGGCGCCTCTCTGGGTCACGGCACCGATGCCGCCCTTACAGAAGCAGGTGCGTTAAGTAAAAGAATGCCTTTCCAGGTCGATAGGGTGCTCCGCGACCATATCAATAAAGGAGATGTCTTATTCCAGGACCAGCACCTCAGCGAAACCGCTGAACTCGTACACGGTTATATCGGTGAAATCGATATGGCTGTTATCGAAGTAACCTATATCGAAGAAGATGGAAGCATCGTTCCTACCACTTCTGTAGGTAACTCCGTTACTTTCGCTAAACTGGCGAAAAAAGTAATTCTCGAAATCAATACCGCTATATCTCCCGATATCTACGGTATCCACGATATCTTCCTGCCCGAAAATTACCCGCTGAGAAATAGTATTCCTATTATCTCTCCCGATGTTCGCGTTGGTAGAAAATCTATTCCGCTCGATCCGGAAAAAATTGCCGGTATCGTATTTACCAGCATCACAGACGCTCCTGCAGATATCGCTGCTCCCGATAAAAAAACGATCGCTATCGCAGAACACCTGATCCACTTCTTCGAAAACGAAGTAAAAGCAGGCCGTTTAACCGATCGCTTGCTGCCGCTTCAGGCTGGTATCGGTAAAGTTGCCAACGCAGTATTATTGGGACTTGGAAATGGTAATTTCCACGACCTCACCATGTACTCCGAAGTATTACAGGATAGCACATTCGATCTCTTCGATACAGGTAAACTGCGCTTCGCTTCCGCTTCTTCTATCACCGTTTCTGCAGAATGTTACAACCGCGTGTTTAACAATCTTGAGAAATACCGCGATAAAATGGTATTGCGTCCGCAAAATATCAGTAACGCTGCAGGCATTATCCGCCGCTTAGGTATCATTGCCATCAACACAGCTATCGAATTCGATATCTATGGCAACGTAAACTCTACCCATATCGCTGGTACGCATATCATGAACGGTATCGGTGGCTCAGGTGACTTCGCACGTAACTCTTATCTCAGCATCTTCGTTACACAAGCTGCATCTAAAGAAGATAAGATCTCCCACCTGTTACCAATGGTGTCTCATGTAGACCATAACGAACACGACGTCGACGTTCTCGTAACCGACTTCGGTTTGGCTGATCTTCGTGGTCTCGCACCTCGCGAAAGAGCGCTCGTGATCATTAACAACTGTGCACACCCCGATTACAGGGAAGAATTACTGTCCTACTTTAACCGCGCTTGCGAATTAAGACAAGGACAAACTCCGCATATCCTCGAAGAAGCTTTCAGCTGGCATACCCGCCTCCGCGAAACTGGTACTATGAAACCAGCCGCTAAAGCGGAAGCAAAAGCACCAAAAGCCGAAGCTGAGGTTTGCGCTTAA
- a CDS encoding RNA polymerase sigma factor: MTAGIPYKSQSEKSLVLQLKGGCTIAFTELYHQYSERLYYNILALVKDSFTAEELVQDIFARIWHKREQLEIDHSFGGYLFTAGRNRVYDFFATATRDQQLYDRIRSTASETYSHIEEALLYRENAGILQKAIAHLSPQRRRVFELCKIEGCSYKEASVLLSISLATVKDHMTQARNALRKYLEEHEEVLLGLAFSCFCKNL, encoded by the coding sequence GTGACTGCCGGCATCCCATATAAGAGCCAGAGCGAGAAATCGCTTGTGCTGCAGCTAAAAGGCGGCTGTACTATAGCCTTCACGGAACTATATCACCAATATAGTGAGCGCTTATATTATAACATACTAGCGTTAGTTAAAGATTCCTTTACAGCCGAGGAGCTGGTGCAGGATATATTTGCGCGCATATGGCATAAGCGGGAGCAGCTGGAGATCGATCATAGTTTTGGCGGTTATTTATTTACTGCCGGCCGAAACAGGGTTTATGATTTTTTTGCTACAGCTACGCGTGATCAACAGTTGTATGACCGGATCAGGAGCACTGCTTCTGAGACCTATAGTCATATTGAGGAAGCTTTATTATACCGTGAGAATGCCGGTATTCTTCAGAAAGCAATTGCCCATCTCAGTCCGCAGCGCCGCCGCGTGTTTGAGTTATGTAAAATTGAAGGTTGTTCTTATAAAGAAGCAAGCGTACTGTTATCGATATCGCTTGCGACAGTTAAGGATCACATGACCCAGGCAAGAAACGCGCTTCGCAAGTACCTTGAGGAGCATGAAGAAGTGCTGTTAGGACTTGCTTTCAGTTGCTTTTGTAAAAATCTCTAA
- the hypB gene encoding hydrogenase nickel incorporation protein HypB, giving the protein MCAAYANRDVMAMVEASLKKTTHPAEYNRDFFESRNVLAVNITGTPGSGKTTLLERTFSEMKDYLDFYALEADQKTTIDSNRIHATGTSVIQINTGKTPHLEAFMVANALQAMMPAENSVLLMENVGGLTSPAAIDLGEKERVVVMSVTEGDEKPLKYPAIFRAATLCIINKTDLLPHVSFNLEKAKDNAKRINPGLQVICLSCFDGEGLELWYDWLQSRIL; this is encoded by the coding sequence ATGTGTGCCGCATATGCGAACAGAGATGTTATGGCTATGGTGGAAGCATCTCTGAAAAAAACAACCCACCCCGCAGAATATAACCGCGACTTCTTCGAAAGCCGCAATGTTCTTGCAGTGAATATCACAGGAACACCAGGATCCGGGAAAACAACCCTGCTGGAACGTACTTTCTCCGAAATGAAAGACTACCTGGATTTCTACGCCCTCGAAGCCGATCAGAAAACAACCATCGATTCCAACCGCATTCATGCTACCGGAACCAGCGTTATTCAGATAAACACCGGCAAAACGCCTCATCTCGAAGCCTTTATGGTTGCCAATGCACTTCAGGCAATGATGCCCGCCGAAAACAGTGTGCTGTTGATGGAAAACGTTGGCGGACTTACCAGCCCCGCTGCTATCGACCTCGGCGAAAAAGAACGGGTGGTGGTGATGAGCGTTACCGAAGGCGATGAAAAACCGCTTAAATACCCGGCTATCTTTCGCGCTGCTACACTGTGCATCATCAATAAAACAGACCTGCTTCCCCACGTTTCGTTTAACCTCGAAAAAGCAAAGGACAACGCCAAAAGGATCAACCCAGGCTTACAGGTCATCTGCCTCAGTTGTTTCGACGGCGAAGGGCTCGAGCTATGGTACGATTGGCTCCAGTCGCGAATACTTTGA
- a CDS encoding succinate CoA transferase — protein sequence MKDLSRIRRAGLEQKVMTADEAALLFSHQMVVGASGFTKAGDSKEVLKALARRAKNETLQVTLITGASLGHDTDARLAEANALYKRMPFQVDRVLREKINKGNILFTDQHLSETAELIHGYLPYIDLAVIEAAYIEEDGSIVPTTSVGNSVSFAATAKKVIIEINTAVPCEIYGLHDIFLQENYPHRNFIPIISAEVRVGRKSIALDPEKIAAIVFTHQTDSPADIAPPDAKTTAIAAHLINFFENEVKTGRLTDRLLPLQAGIGKVANAVLAGLEKGNFYDLSMYSEVLQDSTFDLIDSGKLRFASASSITVSESCYKRIFDNLDTYREKIVLRPQNISNAPGLIRRLGIIAINTAIEFDIYGNVNSTHIAGTHIMNGIGGSGDFARNAYLSIFVTQAASKEDKISHLLPMVSHVDHNEHDVDVLVTDFGLADLRGLAPRERALLIINNCAHPDYKQELLSYFERACELRQGQTPHILEEAFSWHTRLRETGTMKRI from the coding sequence ATGAAAGATTTATCCAGGATCAGAAGAGCAGGCTTGGAACAAAAAGTAATGACTGCCGATGAAGCAGCGCTCTTGTTCAGCCACCAGATGGTAGTAGGCGCCAGCGGTTTCACGAAAGCAGGCGATAGTAAGGAAGTGCTCAAGGCGCTCGCCCGCAGGGCTAAAAATGAAACCTTGCAGGTGACGCTTATTACAGGAGCCTCACTCGGTCATGATACCGATGCGCGACTCGCCGAAGCCAATGCGCTCTATAAAAGAATGCCCTTCCAGGTCGATAGGGTGCTTAGAGAAAAGATCAATAAGGGCAACATCCTCTTTACCGATCAGCACCTTAGCGAAACGGCGGAGCTCATCCACGGTTATCTTCCCTATATCGACCTTGCAGTGATAGAAGCTGCATACATCGAAGAAGATGGCAGCATCGTGCCTACCACCTCAGTTGGTAACTCTGTCTCCTTTGCCGCCACCGCAAAAAAAGTGATCATTGAAATCAATACGGCTGTCCCATGTGAAATCTACGGCCTGCACGATATCTTCCTCCAGGAAAACTATCCCCACCGGAACTTTATTCCCATCATCTCCGCTGAAGTGCGCGTTGGAAGAAAATCCATAGCCCTGGACCCGGAAAAAATAGCCGCTATCGTCTTTACGCATCAGACAGATAGCCCCGCCGATATAGCCCCGCCCGATGCAAAAACAACAGCCATCGCAGCGCATCTCATCAACTTCTTTGAAAATGAAGTGAAAACAGGCCGCCTTACCGATCGGCTGCTGCCGTTGCAGGCCGGTATAGGTAAAGTAGCGAATGCTGTTCTCGCAGGCCTGGAAAAAGGCAATTTCTACGACCTTAGCATGTATTCTGAAGTGCTCCAGGATAGCACTTTCGACCTCATCGACTCCGGGAAACTGCGCTTCGCCTCCGCTTCCTCTATCACTGTCTCCGAAAGCTGTTACAAGAGGATCTTCGATAACCTCGATACTTATCGCGAAAAAATTGTCCTGCGACCCCAGAATATCAGTAACGCACCAGGCCTCATCAGGCGCCTGGGCATCATTGCGATCAACACGGCTATCGAATTCGATATCTATGGCAACGTAAACTCTACTCATATCGCGGGAACGCATATTATGAACGGCATTGGCGGCTCCGGCGACTTTGCCCGTAACGCCTACCTCAGCATTTTCGTAACACAGGCAGCTTCTAAGGAAGACAAGATCTCGCACCTGCTCCCAATGGTATCACACGTCGATCATAATGAACATGATGTCGATGTGCTGGTCACCGATTTTGGCCTGGCCGATCTGAGAGGCCTTGCCCCCAGGGAACGCGCCCTGCTCATTATCAATAACTGCGCACACCCCGATTATAAGCAGGAGCTCCTGTCTTATTTTGAAAGAGCCTGCGAGTTACGCCAAGGACAAACCCCGCATATCCTCGAAGAAGCCTTTAGCTGGCATACCCGCCTCCGCGAAACAGGTACCATGAAACGGATATAA
- a CDS encoding efflux RND transporter permease subunit, with protein sequence MKISAYAVKNYQFTLIMVLMVVALGVTTILNMPRSEDPDMNAPNFPVVVVYPGTSPKDMEDLVVKPLEKRIHSLDNIKRIKTSIGDGLAVLLVEYKYSVDVESKYQELIRETGAIRGELPQDIYSIEVQKADPSNVNILQMALVSDNAPKDKLRKAAEDLQDALEKIPALKNIEIEGLSDQIIRVDLQLEKLALLRLPVTQVANALQSEIANIPGGSVNEGSKSFNIKTNGNYQSIDDIQRTVITSSNGKNIILKDVANVYFDYGSEKSLTRLNGHRCVFVVAAQKPGENITKVQKQYLPVLEAYRKTLPKNIDLQLHFDQADNVNHRLGGLGEDFLIAIFLVLLTLLPLGIRASLVVMISIPLSLAIGIVMINLLGYTLNQLSIVGLVVALGLLVDDSIVVVENIERWMREGHSRLDATLKATQQIGMAVLGCTATLIIAFMPLMFMPEASGDFIRSLPIAVICSVLASLIVALTVVPFLSSHLLKPHAHAAGNIFLRGLQKIIHGSYAKLLEKALQRPVVTIIIAVVIFVGSLGLIKVVGFSLFPASEKPQFLVNISAPLQSNLYYTDSISRQIEKELKQVPEIQYFATNVGKGNPRIYYNVLQQNEKSDFAELFVQLYPDTKPSRKLEIIEQLRSKWTPYPGAKVEVKNFEQGEPIISPVEVRLQGDDLDTLRMLAERVENMLKKTEGTLYVNNPVRNLKTDIRVTTNKDKALMLGVPTVNIGRTVRMAIAGLPVGTFTNPDTKGDDYTILLTTPRPAYPDLSIFNNLYVNSVTGQSVPLSQLATLQMETSPLKINHYNKTRTVSVNSFVQKGYLNDRVIQDVVKQMDKMKLPAGYTYAMGGEIESRNQSFGGFGSIILVTLFMFIAILILEFKTFKSTLIVLSVIPLGIVGAVLALLATGNSMSFVATIGIVALAGIEVKNTILLVDFTNQLRREGMALDEAIEQAGETRFLPIILTTFTAIGGLLPIALSSNPLISPLAIVMIGGLISSTLLSRIVTPVVYKLMPPSVD encoded by the coding sequence ATGAAGATATCAGCGTATGCAGTAAAGAACTACCAGTTCACCCTGATCATGGTGCTGATGGTTGTGGCCTTAGGTGTTACCACTATACTTAACATGCCACGTTCGGAGGACCCGGACATGAATGCACCTAATTTCCCTGTAGTAGTGGTGTATCCCGGCACCAGTCCGAAGGATATGGAGGACCTGGTGGTGAAACCATTGGAAAAGCGTATTCACAGCCTTGATAATATAAAGCGGATCAAGACATCGATCGGTGACGGGCTGGCGGTGTTACTGGTGGAGTATAAATACAGTGTTGATGTAGAATCGAAATACCAGGAGCTGATACGTGAAACAGGAGCGATCAGGGGGGAGTTACCACAGGACATTTATAGCATTGAGGTACAGAAAGCAGATCCATCGAATGTAAATATTCTACAGATGGCGCTGGTATCGGACAACGCACCCAAGGACAAACTCAGGAAGGCTGCTGAAGACCTGCAGGATGCTTTGGAGAAAATACCTGCTCTTAAGAATATAGAGATAGAAGGGTTATCGGACCAGATCATCCGTGTTGATCTGCAGCTGGAGAAGCTGGCATTGCTACGCCTGCCGGTTACACAGGTGGCGAATGCCTTACAGAGTGAGATTGCCAATATTCCCGGGGGGAGTGTTAATGAAGGCAGCAAGTCATTCAATATAAAAACGAACGGCAACTATCAAAGCATAGATGATATACAGCGTACTGTTATCACGAGCAGTAATGGTAAAAACATCATCCTTAAAGATGTAGCGAATGTTTATTTCGATTATGGATCGGAGAAAAGTCTGACAAGGCTTAACGGGCATCGCTGTGTATTTGTAGTTGCGGCGCAGAAGCCGGGAGAAAATATCACCAAGGTTCAGAAGCAGTATTTACCGGTATTAGAGGCGTACAGGAAGACACTACCCAAGAATATAGACCTGCAGTTACATTTTGACCAGGCAGATAATGTGAACCATCGTTTGGGCGGGCTTGGAGAGGATTTCCTGATCGCGATCTTCCTGGTGTTATTGACGTTGCTGCCATTGGGTATCAGGGCTTCGCTTGTGGTGATGATCTCTATTCCGTTATCGCTGGCCATAGGTATTGTCATGATCAACCTGCTGGGCTATACACTCAATCAATTGAGTATTGTAGGGCTGGTGGTAGCACTTGGGTTGCTGGTTGACGACAGTATTGTGGTAGTGGAAAACATAGAGCGCTGGATGCGTGAAGGACATAGCAGACTGGATGCAACACTTAAAGCTACGCAACAGATAGGCATGGCGGTGTTAGGCTGTACGGCAACGCTGATCATAGCTTTTATGCCACTGATGTTTATGCCTGAAGCTTCCGGCGATTTCATCCGCAGCTTACCTATTGCGGTGATATGTTCGGTACTTGCATCGCTTATTGTTGCGCTTACGGTGGTACCTTTTCTTTCCAGTCATCTGCTGAAACCACATGCACATGCAGCAGGCAACATTTTCTTACGTGGCTTACAGAAAATAATCCACGGCAGTTATGCGAAGCTTTTAGAGAAAGCATTACAGCGGCCTGTAGTTACTATTATAATTGCCGTGGTGATATTCGTTGGATCGCTGGGACTGATAAAAGTGGTAGGCTTTAGTTTATTTCCTGCATCGGAGAAGCCACAGTTCCTGGTAAATATATCGGCACCGCTGCAATCGAATCTTTACTATACCGATTCCATTTCAAGGCAGATAGAAAAGGAACTAAAACAGGTACCGGAGATCCAGTATTTTGCAACGAATGTGGGCAAGGGTAATCCGCGGATCTATTACAATGTGTTACAGCAAAACGAAAAGAGCGATTTTGCCGAGCTGTTTGTACAGTTATATCCCGACACCAAACCTTCGAGAAAGCTGGAGATCATAGAGCAGCTAAGAAGCAAATGGACGCCTTATCCGGGCGCCAAGGTGGAGGTGAAGAACTTTGAGCAGGGAGAGCCCATTATTTCGCCGGTAGAGGTTCGCTTGCAGGGCGACGACCTGGATACGTTACGGATGCTGGCGGAAAGGGTAGAAAACATGCTTAAAAAAACAGAGGGTACTTTGTATGTAAATAATCCTGTCAGGAATTTAAAAACCGACATCAGGGTTACGACCAATAAAGACAAGGCGTTGATGTTAGGAGTACCTACGGTAAATATCGGGCGAACGGTACGGATGGCTATTGCCGGTTTACCGGTAGGCACCTTCACCAATCCTGATACGAAGGGGGATGATTACACCATATTATTAACGACACCGCGCCCGGCTTATCCAGACCTGTCGATTTTCAATAATCTATACGTCAATAGTGTTACGGGGCAATCGGTTCCTTTATCGCAATTAGCGACCTTACAGATGGAGACCTCGCCGTTGAAGATCAATCACTATAACAAGACACGTACGGTATCGGTGAATTCTTTTGTACAGAAAGGATATCTCAATGACAGGGTGATACAGGACGTAGTGAAGCAGATGGACAAGATGAAGTTACCGGCGGGTTATACCTATGCTATGGGTGGTGAGATAGAAAGCCGAAACCAGTCGTTCGGGGGCTTCGGCAGCATCATACTCGTCACTTTGTTTATGTTCATAGCCATCCTGATACTTGAGTTCAAGACATTCAAAAGCACACTTATTGTATTGTCGGTGATACCATTGGGTATTGTGGGGGCTGTGCTGGCTTTACTTGCCACAGGCAACTCGATGTCGTTTGTTGCGACCATAGGTATCGTAGCGCTGGCTGGTATAGAAGTTAAGAACACGATACTACTTGTAGACTTCACCAACCAGTTAAGGCGTGAAGGAATGGCTTTAGACGAGGCGATAGAACAGGCGGGGGAAACGCGCTTTCTGCCGATCATACTTACCACTTTTACGGCTATCGGAGGACTGTTACCTATTGCGTTATCGAGCAACCCGCTGATATCGCCACTGGCCATTGTTATGATCGGAGGTTTGATCAGTTCCACCTTGTTATCGAGGATAGTGACGCCTGTTGTTTACAAGCTAATGCCTCCTTCGGTGGATTAA